ATACTTATAGTCTAGCAAGGAAGCCCTTGCTAGGGTAACTCAATTAATACTAAGGCTTCCTGAGTATGGgcggggggggagtggggggaactGGGTTTTAAGAGGAATAAGATACTACTGATGTCAAGAGACTTATGGTTTCGTGGCTAAGGCAGCAACAGGGCTAATGTGCAGTAAGGGCTACCACTGGCTTGGGCATCAAGGACACTGCAGGTCCAGAGGAGGGTGCCCAGCCCGCCCTGAGGCGCCCAGGGATCATAATGACAGAACCAAGCCCTgaagaacaagcaaacaaatactGGCTGAACAAAGATGACAACTCAAGCACAAAAGCAACCATGATACAAGGCTGAATGTGcacaatagcaaaataaatatgaGTATCTACTTGCCAATTTGCTGACAACTCATACATTCCTCCTCTGTACCTTTCTGCCAGTCATTGAACATCCCCAACTAatgcctctggctccctgccaCTTCGCAGCTGTGAGTTTTATGTCCCAACTAGGCTAGGCTAAGGCATGTAGTTATTTACTCAAAACACTAATCCAGTTGTTGCTGTGACGGTATTTTGGGACATCTATCATCAGTTGACTTTAAGCAAAAGAGATCATCCTTCATTATACGGCTGGGCCTCATTCACTCAGCTGTAAGGCCTTGGGAGCAAAAGCTGAGATTTCCCAAAGAAATTTGGCCTGAAGGCTGCAGCATCAACTCTTGCATGAGTTTCTAGCCTGAGGTCCCGCCTGATCATTTTCAACCTTGCCAACCTCTACAATTACCTGAGCCACTTCCTTAAGATAAATCTCCTTATATATGTCCACATCCTATATCTTACTGTTCCTCTGGAGAACCCCGACTCATAGAGTAGCCTTGAAGGAGGATTGGCAAAGAACATCATATCTGGACAGGAGTTATGTGGCTTTCTCACAAGCTCCCTTCAGTGTCCCCTCAACACGGTGATTGGTTTCTACTTCTATGATGTTGCTAGGAGTTTTAAGGCTTTccctttgtattttctctctacCACTAAGTCTGAAATGTGAACTCATGGCTCCCTACTAGACCCTAGGTCCCAATCTAGGAACCCGGCAAGCTGTAGTGGCCTGAGTCCCGTACTGCACTTCTGTGGACAAATTACTTCCTAGGGTAGTGTTTCCCGAAATTCGGTCACACCCAAATCACCCTCACAATGTCTTGCCATTTCCATGTAAAACCCGTACTTTCATTCGcctaatattgtttttttaaatggacacCATGGTTTTAAAAACGAAggtaagggacacctgggtggctcagcagttgagcacctgcctttggctcagggtgtgatcctgcggtcggtctcaggatcgagtcccacatcaagctccctgcctggagcctgcttctccctctgcctacatctctgcctctctcttctgtgtctctcatgaataaataaataaaatcttaaaaaaacaaaacaagggatccctgggtggcgcagcggtttggcgcctgcctttggcccagggcgcgatcctggagacccaggatcgaatcccacatcgggctcccagtgcatggagcctgcttctccctctgcttctccctctgcctatgtctctgcctctctctctctctctctctgtgactatcataaataaataaaaaaaaaaattaaaaaaaaatatattaaaaaaaaaacaaaacaaaacaaaaaaaacgaagGTAAGTTGAAAAAGAGAACTCAAGCAGTATGTCTGTGCTGTATCAGTTACATTTTAATGCGTTAAACGTATAActattaaaaaggattttttgcaaaataaataaataaataaataacaataaaaaggattttttggGTGCCACTTAAAAAGTCATCGCGTGCCCATTGGTGTTATGTGTCCGATACGCCCAAGAAATATTACACTAGATCTTTTCGTTGCTCCCACTTTTCAAAGGGCTCTTTCTAAAGCATCAGGGACCCTGTACATACCCCCTTCTACCTAAGTCCAAACACCTCAACCCGGCATCAGGATCTTCCGCGCTCTGCTTCCCAACCTGCCTTCACAGTCTGGGGGCCAACACAAAGGATGGGATAAGACCTGCCCTTCCTCCCGCCATCCTCTAACTCCTGCCACACCCTGGGGGCTCGGATCCGTACATCCGATCCTCTGGGTCCAGCTTCAGGCTGGCTGTCCTGCTAGGAGGCGTCCCGAGGGGTCAGGACCTGCCGGCCGgctggcctcccccagcccccaacacTGGGAGGCGGGAAAGGGGTCCAGACCAGCGAAGTCTCCAAAACGTTCCTCGTGCAGAATCTCGGTCAAAATACACAACGGCCCCCTAAAGTGGAGGCTACTTCCCTCCTTCCGCAAGTGAAGCAagaggctcagaggttaagcgacCGACCCAAGTCGCGCAGCGGGAGGGCGGCGAACCCGCGCCCCGGCCTCCGCCCCGCGCGCGGCAGACGGTCCCCCACAGCACCCAGCGCGAGGCGGACCCGCCGCCCTCGGGGGCGCTGCCCGTGGGGCCTCACCTGGCCTTTGCGGCGCGAGGCCTCCGCAGCTAGTGCTCAGTCCGGCGCTGCCCAGGACAGTGCTCAGGCCCTCCCCGGCTTCCACTCTGCGGCAGACCCGGTCCCGCTCCGCCGCCTTCCAAAGCCCGCGCTCCCGTCACGTGACCCGCCGCCGCGCATAGCCTCCTGGGAAGTGTAGTGCACCGTGCCCCGACCCCTCGGCCAGTTCCCCTCGTGGCAAACAGTCCCGCCAGGGGCGAATGAACCCTCTCAGGGGATCTACCCTACCCTTCTCCATCGCTTGCCCCGGCTCTACGTCAGGCGCCCACAGGCACTAGCCCCTGCTACACCCGAACGCACAGGACTACAGATCCCACAATGCCACGCGCGTGGGTGCACTTCCTCTTCCGGCCGGACAGAGCGCCCGCTCCTGCTGCCGACGTGTGATTCCGGTGGCGGAGCGGCGGATGAGCCTACACCTGGCGAGATGGTGAGAGAGTCCCTGAGGCCCCCTCGGGGCCCGCCCCACATTCCATTTCTCTCGCAAAGGCCGCAGACGGCCGGGATGCAGATGGCGGGAGGCTCCTGTATCTTCCGGCTCGGGCCGAGGGGCGGGAAGGGAAGCCCCTGGCGGTGGACTCGTTAGGCCGAGGTTTCGCGCTCGCGACTCTTAGGGGTGAGCCGCGTGAGGTGCATTTTAATACCGTGAGCTTTTATGTGTCGGCTGTGATTGAGCTCTTGTGTCTGTTTGGAAGGTTCTCCCCCTTGCCGAACTCGTGCTCATCCTACAAGGCCCAGGGCAGGTGTCGCCTTCTTGGTGAAGCCCGTCCAGCTCTCCCAGGCGCTTGGCCGCTCTGCCCTGGGCGCTCCCGCGACCTCTGTACAGGCTTGTTGCCGCAGGTCATGGACTCCTTTGTTATCTGCCACGCCTCCGAGTGACCAGCCTCTGACGTGCCTCCAGCTCTGGGACgctgtcttattcatctttgtatcccccAGTGCCCAACACAGGGCCCGCAATTGGAGGCCCAGTAAATGGCAGCGATTGTCTTTGTCGTGTTCGGGGAGgcacaaatgtttactgaattgaATTCCAGTGTCTCTTAGGACAATGGGGTCAATTCATTTCTCTAGAGTTGTTATGTTCTGGACTTTAGGAGCGTTGGCTGGTGAGTGACAATGGAAGTTAACATTTGTACGGAACTTTACGTTTACAGCCCTCCTTCACAGGCATTATCTCATAATCTTCCCTGTAAGCCCGAAGAGGAAGCAGACACCGTTCGAGCAACTACTCCATGCCAGGAAGTGAGCTACATGCTTTGACACTTTGACGTTGGTCATCCTTCTTAAATCATACATCAGCCCTATGAgtggtgttattattattattattattttttttttttttttatgatagtcacagagagagagagagagagaggcagagacacaggcagagggagaagcaggctccatgcaccgggagcccgacgtgggattcgatcccgggtccccaggatcgcgccctgggccaaaggcaggcgccaaaccgctgcgccacccagggatccctgagtggtgttATTAATGACTACTGAGATGCATGTTACTCGGTAGAGCCAGATTATTAACTGAAGTCTCTTGGCCGATAGATCCTGAGACTCCATAACAGCACGGGGTGAAGCACGCAGATGTAGCAGTTGAGATTGGGTCCTGGCCCAGGCTCGGAATTACAGCAGGATTCTGAGCTTGGTGTCCACAGACGAGGGTCCGTACAGCTCCTAAAATTAGAGACAGACTTCTTGCTTGTGGTTTACCCTGGGCAGAGTCCATACCTTTTCTCGCATGTTTTTTAATAGTCTTCAGCGGTCTCAAAAAATGTTAGGAACCACACTGGTTGATAGCTAATCGATCACCTTCTGTGTCAGCATCAGACCCTCAGCTGCCCTTCTTGTCTCATATTGAAAAAGTAAAGTATCACCTTAGTTTTAAGATGTCATTGTTGTCATTTCCGAATGGGATCGCTCGATGTTGGTTCCGAGGGACTTCCATATTTCCCAGGCTGAAACAGACCCATAACAGTCCTAGCAGGAGGAGGCTCCTTGATGACCTCACATTCCCCATTCCCGGGTTGAAGTCTTGGGATTCTTTGATAGCTCTGATCTCATACCCTCCCTTAGGAGCTCGAGGCCATGAGCAGATACACCAGCCCAGTGAACCCTGCCGTCTTCCCCCATCTGACCGTGGTGCTATTGGCAATTGGCATGTTCTTTACCGCCTGGTTCTTCGTGTATCCTTTTACTGAGCAGCCCGTGGGCCTGAATTAGCAAAGTGGGAAACCACCCTGCCAGTTTTGCGCTGGTGTGGGggtaaagggaagggaaggagttGAAGGAAAGCTGCTGAGGTTCAAGGTCAGGTGGTGGCCTGATTTCCCAAACTCAGGCGAACTCAATTTGCTCTTCAGATTCCCAGGATGGTGACAAAAGGCTTGGCTGGACTGGAGGTGGGGGATAGGGGATCTGAAATCGGGAAAGTGGTAAGAGGAGGGTGTGCTCAGGCAGTGGGAAATCCGAGGGCTAGTGTCAGTCCACACTGGctatgtgacctggggcaagtgaCCTAACCCCTCCGGACCTGATTTTTTTCATGGTGGTTGAGAGCTGGTATGAAGCAACAGAATACAAGTTGTCTCTCAGGTCCCTCTTCCTGGCTGCACTGAGCCAGGCAAGCCTTCTAGAAAGCCCTCAGCCCATACCTTTTTCCTAGAGCTGCACTGGGCAGCTTCCTGTCCTAGGCAGCCCATCCCTTTGCTTCTCCTTAATCACCCTGCCAGTTATGAGGTCACCTCCACCAAGTACACTCGGGATATCTACAAAGAGCTCCTCATCTCCTTGGTGGCCTCACTCTTCATGGGCTTTGGagtcctcttcctgctgctctggGTTGGCATCTACGTATGAGCTCCCAAGGGTAAGAGCTGTGACAGGGTGGGCACTAGAGAACTTTCCCATATCCGTGTTGGCGGGGTCCTCAGGCCTGTGTGACACTTTGGTGACAGACCCAGCAGAGTGGATAGGGACACCAGATGTGTGTGCCTCTTGGCTTGTCCCTAATGGGGATCTGTGACCTCGTCTTATTCTAAGTTCTGCATGTTGCCCAGGGCCTTGAGTTGGCTTTGGGATACACTTCACAGGGCCACGGGCACAGGCTTCCCATGTGAGCCATTTGCATTCTTACACATCATACACCATTGACCGGCAAGGCTACTTGGGAATGGGTTAGAAGGGAGTCAGAATCTGGGACTTACAGCTTGCTGCAAGGAGTACTATTGTGGTTagtttgaatgttttctttttttttttttttattttttttttaatttttatttatttatgatagtcacacagagagagagagaggcagagacaaaggcagagggagaagcaggctccatgccccgggagcccgacgtgggattcgatcccgggtctccaggatcgtgccctgggccaaaggcaggcgctaaaccgctgcgccactcagggatccctttttttttttttttttttttttttttaatttttttttaatttttaagtttgaatGTTTTCAGGCATTAATAGAAATCTTGactaagtgattaaaaaaaaaaaaaaaaacccaacccctTGGTGCAGATAATCCACTAAACAGGTCACTGAGTATCGGCTTTGGTGGCTCAGCTTCAGAGTACATGCCCATCAGCCCTAGCGCCGGGAGCACAGGGTTTGGTGAGAAAAGGAGGTGGAAAGAAGGGTCATTGGTCTCATTTTTATACCCCTCTCCTCTTTCAGGTTCCAACAAGGTGGCTTCACTGAACTCCtgcttttgtaaattaatttttttactattgCTGGAAGTGTCCCACCTGCTGCTCCCAATAAAAGCAGATGTGTGACCGTCCTGGCCTGTCTTATGCCCATTCCGCAGGAGTGGGGTGGCCTTTCAGGATGGTTCCTGCTGCTGGACCTGTGCGGAGTGAGGCGGGTATGGGAGGGGTTCCTGTCTTTGGAATCGAAAACTCTGTGGATAGGAAGGGGGTCAGGCCTATcctcttctgttgtttttagaGCAGACCTCTTTGGGAATCCGCATCAATTGCGTCTGCCTTGGGCCAATCCCGTTCTCTAAATGTAGCCACCCTTCTGTGTGCTGGGGACTTTCACAAGGCTCAGCTTGTCCCCAAAGGAGATTTACCCTCGGGTGGCTACTCTGACCCCAGTGGGGCAGCGGTAGGTCCATGGGATAATGGCTAAGGGAGGGGGCTGCTGAGTCCTGTTCCCAAGCTGAGCGTGAAGCCAAGAAGGGTAATGGAATACAAGGCATCCATCTGGCCAGTTGGCCTGAGCCCTACAGGCAACTCCCATCTCCTACCCACAATACTCTCAAGAAGAGATGAGGAGGCAAGGTCAGATACAAAgccatatttttacatttatttatatacgtATATTTActtcagaagaaaagaacaggGACAGGAAAAAGCAAGCCCAGGGCTgcttccctctgcccactccaGAGTCAGAGCTGGTACACGATAAATAGGAGTCAGCACTCAGAGACAGGAACTGGGAGTTAACTGGGGGGAAGGGGTGCTCTATGCACATGCAGGCTTTTATCAGGGGAGGGTATAATACGGGCAGAGGGACTTGTGCCTGAAAGGCCCTATGTACAGCTTGAAGCTTTGGGGAGATGAGCCCAGTGGCTACAGGAGTAAatgccagaggggagagagggaggaaggaatggcTGCTAGACCCCACATAGGGAATGGAGCCAAGACACCCACTTACCAGTGCCAGCGGGGCAGCTGTCAGCCCCCAGCAGGTGACCCCGCTCCTCTTCCCTGTAGCCCTTTTACTTTGGTCCAAGGTTGACCCCCTGCTCAAGCAGCTTggagcccagcctggccccaACCCTTGCACTGAGGATCCCTCCTCAGGCATAGAAACAGCCAGCTGCTCACCAGATTGGGGCTATGCCGTTTCCAGAAGGGCTCCAGGGGGCAGTGGAGGGTCACTTTCCAGTTAAGGACGGAGGGGCCACAGTCCAAGGACAGGCACCCTCACTGAGGAAGCCCCAAAATCCTATTACAAAAGgtggggctcagcagttttaAGGCGTTTTGGAAGGGTTCCCCCACCCCtgtgaggggggagagagaacagagtAGTCATAAGTAAGGCCTGGCCCCCTGCACGGTGTCGGGAGCCACATAATTCCTATGTCAGGATGAGGGAGTGGAGCCACACTGGGAAGAGAACTGGGAGGCAGGGTAGCCCTAACCCCCAGTTCCTCTGAGGATAAGTGCTTTGAGACCCATGGCAGAAGGGGGCGCACACCTCACAGGTTTCTTCAAATCTCAGTTCCCCACAGAAAGGCCTCCCATTCAAAGCTGAAAACGAGATGTTGGGGAAGGGGAAGGCCTGGTTCCCAAAGGCAGAATACCACCGGGCAGGGATGGCAATTCCTATTCCCCTTTCTGAACCCATGTAGATGCGGCTAAAAGATTTCTGTACTCCTTCCGTGAGCCTGGATATGCGGCCTCCGAACGCTCCAGGCTAACGTTGGCACTCGAGTTAAGACTTCAGTGACACAAGCCCACTGCTCCACCTCTGGGACGGGAGAGGGGGACCGAGCCTGCTGCCAAGCATGGCTTGTGGAGCCGAGCACAGGAGCCCTTGACTGGGGGAGACACGGTTACCAGCagacaagaagagggagaagccagagtCTTAGTGGCCGGGAGGGGGAGGGATGTCTCCAGCCTCCCTGGGATGGATCAGAGCCAGGGCCCTGTCTTTGTGTCTCCCCAGGGCTCTGCACTTCTCTGGGCTTTCCATCTCCATCTTTCCACTCCTGCTCTGGCTTAAGTGCATTTCAGTAACTACTCCATTAATTACAGCAAAAGCTATTTTTTCCACGCACCAGCCAAGGCCAGCCTGCTGCCTTGCAGGGATTCCCGCTCCTCTGCTCAGAGAAAATGATAGGTCACTGATACCACCTGCAAGCTCTGGCAGCTCCCAGGAGCCTGGGCCAGGGGGCCACAACACCCATCTGGGGGCTCACCAGGAACTTCCCTTCCAGGACACTCCAGGTTCAAGGCTTACCTGGTGCGCTAGCGCCCCCACCGGTTCAGCCAGGCACTAAGTACATAAGGCACATGATCAGTCTTTCCAGCCCTCCCAGGGAGAAGAAACTTCCTGGGTCACACTTAAAGCTTAAAAGTTCCAAGTCCAGCGTAACAGTCAAACCCTAAGAAGTCGACCACCTCGCCACCCCCCAGGGAGCAGCCTCGAAGGTGAGGGCTGCATACTCTGCAGTGACTCATGGATGCAGCCAAGTCTTGTAGGGATCCAGCCAAGTCCCCAGCTGTTACCAAAGGCAACAGGCCCCCATTTCAAAAGCGGGATGGCTCGCAGTCTGAaaaggggagagtgggaggaCAGGCTCTGGATGGTCACAGGCTCCAGCCACGGACCTGAAGCCAGCCTTCCAACCACAATATGCAGATTGATACATATCAGTCCTGTCCTGGCCCCAGGTCTCTCTGGCTTCCTCTGTGGTATGTGAGGGGCAGCCAGCAGGAACAGCAACTCCAGTGTGAGGACTTCCAGTTTGACCAGTCGTGGGGGAGGGCCAAGCCCAGTTCAGTCTCCCAGGGAGTGCCAGTGAACAGCAGAGAGCTGGCGGGTGGCAGGCTCCAGTATAACACCACTGCATCCAGTGTGGAAGGGGCgcccagggctccaggccccAGAATGCTGCCACCTTGGAGAAGGCAGCTCAGTCACACAGCCGGTAGAAATGGAAGTAGTAGTCTGTGGCTGGCCGGATAGGGGCCTCTGCACTGCAGTTGGCCTGAtcctggtgggggagggcagcGGGAGGTGGCTCTGGGGGTACAGGACAAgaacaccccccacacacacagcaccTCACACTGTGCCCCAAGTCTTGCCGTGTGCTCTCTGAACCCCCATATCCTTTCCCCAAGCCCCACGCTTGAGATGCAGGTGCCTGGACTCACCAGCAGTGCCACCCGGAAGTGGTAGGTGAATTCTCGGAAAGACAGGATAGTTATTGGCCACTGATGGGAAGTGCcctggagagagaagggaagagaagggtgAAGACAGCCCCTACCCCTATCCCAACCAACATCCTTCACCACAGTCACTGCAGCCCTGGGCTCTAAGGCAAGTTTTAGGAAGGGTCAAGTCAGAgctgagaagagagaagggagggagcacATTCTGCTTGGGGAGGCAATGGCAGCCCCACTTTTCGCAgactgtgccagtaccatagcgGCCCTCCCCTGGTCCCTGCCTTGTCCCTTGCCACCTTCCCTCCCCTTATGCTCCAGGCACATCAAGAGTATTTCTTTAATCCCATCCCCACTACAACCCAATAAAGTGATGCTGCTTGTAGATGAGGAAGCTTAAAGTCACACAGCACCAGCATCTGTAGCAGAGCAGGGATGGACACAGGTCTGTCCTGCTCTGTCCCTTACAGAGGAGCCTAAGGCCCTGCTTCAGACAGCTTGCCTGTGTCCTAGCTGAGGCCCTGGCTTGGCCTCCCCAGACATGGATTCATGGATTCGGGCCTGAACTCCACATCCTGTGAGCGGCTGCCTAggctctccctctacttctgggCGCTCTCTTCTCTGCCTGAGCTTCTTTTGAGCTTCTCACCCACTTTGCTCTACTCAAATTACTTTCTGCACCTCTTTTCTCCCCAGCCAGAGAATACATTCTCCAGGGCAAGGCCAGGATCCGCCCCCCACTGTCTCCACAAGGCTA
The Canis lupus familiaris isolate Mischka breed German Shepherd chromosome 18, alternate assembly UU_Cfam_GSD_1.0, whole genome shotgun sequence genome window above contains:
- the TMEM258 gene encoding transmembrane protein 258 isoform X2, producing the protein MELEAMSRYTSPVNPAVFPHLTVVLLAIGMFFTAWFFVYEVTSTKYTRDIYKELLISLVASLFMGFGVLFLLLWVGIYV
- the TMEM258 gene encoding transmembrane protein 258 isoform X1; its protein translation is MSLHLARCPPSQALSHNLPCKPEEEADTVRATTPCQEELEAMSRYTSPVNPAVFPHLTVVLLAIGMFFTAWFFVYEVTSTKYTRDIYKELLISLVASLFMGFGVLFLLLWVGIYV